The following are encoded in a window of Leptospira selangorensis genomic DNA:
- a CDS encoding TetR/AcrR family transcriptional regulator: MGHSQTNKSESREKILRAAADRFREFGVNGVGLDALMKEAGLTHGGFYRHFSSREELVGEAIEKALQDGSRNVQDTVSRGKELSLEGLIDAYLSKRHRDNLASSCAVTSLSADTIRSNEHGRSAYTRQVKAYLDLLNGLIEKKEGSEEKVVLALSTLVGALSISRAVNDTKLSREILKTAAKELKSYLKS, from the coding sequence ATGGGCCATTCACAAACGAATAAATCAGAAAGTAGGGAGAAGATCCTTAGAGCCGCAGCAGACCGTTTTAGGGAATTCGGAGTCAACGGCGTCGGTTTGGATGCACTTATGAAGGAAGCCGGCCTGACTCATGGCGGGTTTTATCGTCATTTTTCTTCACGAGAAGAGCTGGTGGGAGAAGCTATCGAAAAGGCTCTCCAAGATGGAAGTCGAAATGTGCAGGATACGGTTTCAAGAGGAAAGGAACTTTCTCTAGAAGGTTTAATTGATGCCTATTTGAGTAAACGTCATAGGGATAATTTAGCAAGTAGTTGCGCAGTAACTTCACTTTCTGCCGATACGATCCGAAGTAACGAGCACGGAAGATCTGCGTATACCCGCCAGGTGAAAGCCTATCTAGATCTATTGAATGGACTCATTGAAAAAAAAGAAGGTTCCGAAGAGAAAGTTGTATTGGCTTTATCTACGTTAGTAGGCGCTTTGTCTATTTCCAGAGCCGTGAATGATACGAAACTTTCCCGGGAAATTTTAAAAACTGCTGCAAAAGAATTAAAATCTTATCTGAAATCTTAA
- a CDS encoding tautomerase family protein: MIDVYAPNDLFPPEKDRQLGEKLTRAVLRAEGVTEPGPLHLQNTAAYIHKMQASSVQTAADALAKTVRVQVITPPGVLNRNGQKQLVKEITEIVVEISSDPSQASRTWVLLTEAAEGGWGIAGTAFGKEEFAALAAKAAAAK, encoded by the coding sequence ATGATAGACGTTTATGCACCAAACGATCTTTTTCCCCCGGAGAAGGACCGCCAACTCGGGGAAAAACTAACCCGTGCAGTTTTACGCGCAGAAGGAGTAACGGAACCCGGCCCACTTCATTTGCAAAATACCGCTGCCTATATCCATAAAATGCAAGCCTCATCTGTCCAAACGGCTGCCGATGCTCTTGCTAAAACTGTCCGTGTCCAAGTGATCACACCTCCCGGAGTATTGAACCGGAATGGGCAAAAACAACTCGTGAAGGAAATCACTGAGATCGTTGTAGAGATCTCCAGTGATCCAAGCCAAGCCTCTCGGACTTGGGTGCTTCTAACGGAAGCCGCGGAAGGAGGATGGGGAATCGCGGGAACTGCTTTTGGTAAGGAAGAATTTGCAGCTCTCGCGGCGAAAGCGGCAGCCGCAAAATAA
- a CDS encoding chromosome segregation SMC family protein, producing the protein MYLKSLNIVGFKTFADETEVLLDPGFTAVVGPNGSGKSNIVDALKWVFGEKSAKGLRGDKMDDVIFHGSEARKPAGFAEVSVVFDNSSKLIKMDYPTIKLTRRLYADGNNEYLINDSRVQRKEIEKILLDTGIGKSSYSIMEQGKVDRILHSKPEERRLIFEEAAGISRFKMERQEALKKLSDTNQNLLRIQDIMNTMKKEMEVKEKQAEKAEEYFKLKQELDETDKIIRYIKFSTLTKKHETSENELKEIKEKNVVLLERISAETGRIEELDHHKSDLEKKVAEIDKKLLDHLTQTQIQKDKVESNKGIILDYSDRISDIRESLTKEESAQSLLQIDKEKLEKEAIDLEGESKSLELGIEDLRKNKTEIEAKIEAENTSIQEKETKIQSNDKRHVELRERLKEVIFDLISQLESRKKEAQSTEEERNRLKELLLGEADRIHSVETELKSALDSYTGEETKNKLSYLAGKLETEKFRSQLGEYFSLEDSIRTLLFDRDGFLSQKEGLDQEIEDLILENENLTRSIKESGLLIESLREEAENIREKIVYLEKRILELNSEKNAKLESAKSLTVRIEETQKRILAAQESIKTLGAKKTEFEKEVIELEQQIENRYNEFLEMSRALDSEKEALRNIVKEIQGLKNEIQKNQEDYKNLFPILTEKEKAVSVYKVQLESFSEELYNDYSISEQELADEFKDRKPEKGESETKLKRLKSDIQMLGSINPLSIEEYRNVKEIYEHHRTQKEDIERSKNDITEILKNINEESEKLFRETFERIRENFQETFSTLFNGGKAMLELVDGEDSLNAGIEIMAEPPGKHVQNLRLLSGGEKSLTAIALLFAIYMVKPSPFCFLDEIDAALDEANKLRFCQILDKFKDKSQFVVITHAQSTIHRANSIFGVTNEEPGISKIISLRLDEARDFAGRATEAV; encoded by the coding sequence ATGTATCTCAAAAGCCTGAATATTGTTGGATTCAAGACCTTTGCGGACGAGACAGAAGTTCTTCTCGATCCGGGATTTACCGCAGTTGTAGGACCTAACGGTTCCGGAAAATCGAATATAGTCGACGCTTTAAAATGGGTCTTCGGCGAAAAATCCGCCAAAGGTCTTCGCGGTGATAAGATGGATGATGTCATCTTTCACGGTTCCGAAGCTCGTAAGCCTGCGGGTTTTGCGGAAGTCAGCGTAGTTTTTGATAATTCTTCCAAACTTATCAAGATGGATTATCCAACCATCAAATTGACCCGCAGATTATACGCGGATGGAAATAACGAATATCTAATAAACGATTCTCGTGTACAACGTAAAGAGATCGAAAAGATCCTACTCGATACCGGTATCGGAAAATCAAGTTACTCTATCATGGAACAAGGAAAGGTGGATCGTATCCTTCATTCCAAACCGGAAGAGAGAAGGCTGATCTTCGAAGAGGCTGCAGGTATTTCCAGATTCAAGATGGAAAGACAAGAGGCTCTTAAAAAACTTTCCGACACGAACCAGAACCTTCTTCGTATCCAGGATATTATGAATACGATGAAGAAGGAGATGGAAGTTAAGGAAAAACAAGCTGAGAAGGCTGAAGAGTATTTCAAACTCAAACAAGAGTTGGATGAAACCGATAAGATCATCCGATATATCAAATTTTCCACCTTAACTAAGAAGCATGAAACTTCTGAGAATGAATTAAAAGAAATTAAAGAAAAGAACGTAGTCCTTCTGGAAAGAATATCCGCGGAAACCGGCAGGATCGAAGAGTTAGATCATCATAAGTCCGACTTAGAGAAGAAGGTCGCAGAGATTGACAAAAAACTTTTGGATCATCTCACCCAAACACAGATCCAAAAAGACAAGGTGGAAAGTAATAAAGGTATTATCCTAGATTATTCCGATCGAATTTCCGATATCAGAGAATCCTTAACTAAAGAAGAGTCCGCTCAAAGCCTTCTTCAGATCGATAAAGAAAAATTAGAAAAAGAAGCGATCGATCTGGAAGGAGAAAGTAAATCCTTAGAGCTTGGGATCGAAGATCTTCGTAAAAACAAGACTGAGATCGAAGCAAAGATAGAAGCGGAGAATACTTCTATCCAAGAAAAGGAAACTAAGATCCAGTCGAATGACAAACGACATGTGGAACTCCGAGAAAGATTAAAAGAAGTGATCTTTGATCTAATTTCTCAGCTGGAATCCCGTAAAAAAGAAGCTCAATCCACGGAAGAAGAAAGAAATCGTCTGAAGGAACTCCTACTGGGAGAAGCGGATCGTATTCATTCCGTCGAAACGGAGCTAAAATCCGCATTGGATTCTTATACGGGAGAAGAGACTAAGAACAAACTCTCTTATCTTGCTGGAAAACTAGAAACTGAAAAGTTCAGATCTCAATTGGGAGAGTATTTTTCCTTAGAAGACAGTATCCGTACCTTATTATTTGATAGAGACGGATTTTTATCTCAAAAAGAAGGTTTAGACCAAGAGATAGAAGATCTGATCTTAGAGAATGAAAATCTTACACGTTCTATCAAAGAATCAGGATTATTAATCGAGTCATTGAGAGAAGAAGCGGAGAATATCCGTGAGAAGATCGTTTATTTAGAAAAACGAATCTTAGAATTAAATTCCGAAAAGAATGCTAAGTTAGAATCCGCTAAGTCTCTTACCGTAAGGATAGAAGAGACCCAAAAAAGAATTCTGGCAGCGCAGGAATCCATCAAAACGTTGGGCGCTAAAAAAACGGAATTCGAAAAAGAAGTGATCGAGCTGGAACAACAGATCGAGAACAGATATAACGAATTTTTGGAAATGAGCCGTGCTCTTGATTCTGAAAAAGAAGCACTTCGAAATATCGTAAAAGAGATCCAAGGTCTTAAAAACGAGATCCAGAAAAACCAAGAAGATTATAAGAATTTATTCCCTATCTTGACTGAAAAGGAAAAGGCAGTTTCCGTTTATAAGGTCCAACTGGAATCTTTCTCGGAAGAATTGTATAATGATTATTCTATCTCCGAGCAGGAACTTGCCGACGAGTTTAAGGATAGAAAACCTGAAAAAGGGGAAAGTGAGACAAAACTCAAACGTTTGAAATCCGACATCCAAATGTTAGGTTCCATCAACCCTCTTTCCATCGAAGAATATAGAAACGTAAAAGAGATCTACGAACATCATCGCACACAAAAAGAAGATATCGAAAGATCTAAAAATGATATCACTGAAATCCTGAAAAACATCAATGAAGAGTCCGAAAAACTTTTCAGAGAAACATTTGAAAGGATCAGAGAAAATTTCCAGGAAACATTCTCCACATTATTCAATGGCGGAAAAGCAATGCTCGAACTCGTGGACGGAGAGGATAGCCTAAACGCAGGTATCGAGATCATGGCAGAACCTCCTGGCAAACATGTTCAAAACCTAAGACTTCTTTCCGGTGGAGAAAAATCACTGACTGCGATCGCTCTGCTATTTGCGATCTATATGGTAAAACCTTCTCCATTCTGTTTCTTGGATGAGATAGATGCAGCACTTGATGAGGCCAATAAGCTTCGTTTCTGCCAGATCTTGGATAAGTTTAAAGATAAGTCCCAGTTTGTGGTGATCACTCATGCTCAGTCTACGATACACAGGGCAAATTCGATTTTCGGGGTCACAAACGAAGAACCTGGGATTTCCAAAATTATCAGCTTGAGACTGGACGAAGCCAGAGATTTTGCTGGAAGAGCGACCGAAGCAGTATAA
- a CDS encoding motility associated factor glycosyltransferase family protein, whose amino-acid sequence MSHDLPEKTREIFGKKPYLSLYFQNPPTEMLEFRLEAAKNQNEFFLSKKGRALASAVAPLTQAKRQMDSVSIQSTDLVAILGLGNPHLIREVESKLEPGQILLLIDKDRDLLFPLWEEWLEPVMEVPGRHLFLGENSLSLLWNYLESLPVERVSGIRILRNAASVSLEEMFYAETDIRLRKILSSKMSDLLTKFEFERIWVRNSLVNTANFLSPPSPKTKIESLKEKFNGTPSLLVSAGPNLRRQCEWIKSIRDKVFVMSCDTSLKVLLKYGIIPDGVMTLDAQTHSVFHFLGEDTSPIPLFADLVSSPPILRNLKFKSVVHSITAKYLVDASGELKREATAGSSSAESLLGPIGDVQSGGSVATTAFDLLRSLGCKPCFLVGQDLAYSGREIHSTGTHHNEKWLTLLSRKMSLEKINEAVVRKRDTRYVPSVTGGEVLTDYVLDLYRHWFEESSKSLDFPVYNVNTQGAKIENAENIGPEEATQILKGFQDHKYFWKEFPAWKPDLIQETLVGSPTEFKKELLETIDTIKNEFSKPEKKEEAYTDLLSLFRDTLGKWEDLRYLIRKTEVYILRHKDKLDEERKKQLFLGAILKEFTGLRRKLLAGD is encoded by the coding sequence ATGTCTCACGATCTCCCGGAAAAAACAAGAGAAATATTCGGGAAAAAACCCTATCTCAGCCTGTATTTCCAAAATCCTCCAACGGAAATGTTGGAGTTCCGACTTGAGGCTGCCAAAAACCAAAATGAGTTCTTTCTCTCTAAAAAAGGAAGAGCATTGGCAAGTGCGGTAGCACCTCTCACCCAAGCAAAACGCCAAATGGATTCGGTTTCTATACAATCCACAGATTTGGTCGCAATTTTAGGACTCGGGAATCCACATTTGATCCGAGAGGTAGAATCCAAATTAGAACCGGGACAAATTTTATTACTCATTGATAAAGACAGGGATCTACTCTTTCCACTTTGGGAAGAATGGTTGGAACCTGTTATGGAAGTTCCAGGAAGGCATTTGTTCTTGGGAGAAAATTCACTTTCTCTTCTTTGGAATTATTTAGAATCTCTTCCAGTAGAAAGAGTTTCAGGCATCAGAATTTTACGGAACGCTGCAAGCGTTTCTTTAGAAGAAATGTTTTATGCCGAAACGGATATAAGACTTCGAAAAATTCTCTCATCTAAAATGAGCGATCTACTCACCAAATTCGAATTCGAAAGGATTTGGGTCAGAAACTCACTCGTAAACACCGCAAACTTTTTATCACCTCCAAGTCCTAAGACCAAAATAGAATCCTTAAAAGAAAAGTTTAACGGAACACCTTCCCTACTTGTTTCTGCAGGACCGAACCTACGCAGACAATGTGAATGGATCAAGAGTATACGAGATAAAGTTTTTGTAATGTCTTGCGACACTTCGCTCAAAGTTTTACTAAAATACGGGATCATACCTGATGGCGTAATGACATTAGATGCGCAAACACATTCTGTATTCCATTTTTTAGGAGAAGATACATCCCCAATTCCTTTATTCGCGGACCTAGTCAGCTCCCCTCCTATATTAAGGAATCTGAAATTTAAATCGGTGGTTCATAGCATCACTGCAAAATATCTAGTAGATGCCTCCGGAGAATTAAAAAGAGAAGCAACCGCAGGAAGTTCCAGCGCTGAATCTTTACTCGGCCCGATCGGAGATGTACAATCCGGAGGAAGTGTTGCCACAACTGCATTCGACCTGTTAAGAAGCCTAGGATGTAAACCCTGCTTTTTAGTAGGCCAAGACTTGGCGTATTCAGGAAGAGAAATCCATTCTACCGGAACCCATCATAACGAAAAATGGCTAACCTTACTTTCCAGAAAGATGAGTTTAGAAAAAATCAATGAAGCAGTCGTCCGAAAAAGAGATACAAGATATGTTCCATCCGTAACAGGTGGAGAAGTATTAACGGATTATGTATTGGACTTATACAGACATTGGTTTGAAGAATCTTCCAAGTCCTTGGACTTTCCCGTATATAATGTAAACACCCAAGGCGCTAAAATAGAAAACGCGGAAAATATAGGACCGGAAGAAGCCACACAGATCCTAAAAGGATTCCAAGATCATAAATATTTCTGGAAAGAATTCCCTGCCTGGAAACCGGATTTGATCCAAGAAACTTTGGTGGGATCTCCTACAGAATTCAAAAAAGAATTATTAGAAACAATAGATACCATCAAAAACGAATTTTCTAAACCGGAAAAAAAAGAAGAAGCTTATACGGATCTACTTTCGCTCTTTCGAGATACATTAGGAAAATGGGAAGATCTAAGATATTTGATCCGAAAAACGGAAGTTTATATTCTTCGCCATAAAGATAAGTTGGACGAGGAAAGAAAAAAACAATTATTCCTAGGAGCTATTTTAAAGGAATTTACCGGCTTAAGAAGAAAGCTCCTCGCTGGAGATTAG